In Gossypium raimondii isolate GPD5lz chromosome 12, ASM2569854v1, whole genome shotgun sequence, a single window of DNA contains:
- the LOC105762699 gene encoding glutamate receptor 3.2 isoform X1 yields MIIKIYGEWLVLSFIATMNLVLLLSTFSLFIGVLSEEGLNPAVVNVGAIFSFNTINGKVAKVAMKAAEDDINSDPSVLGGRKLSIQVHDSNFSSFLGILGALQFMETDTVAIIGPQSSEMAHVLSNLANELQVPLLSFTALDPSLSPLQYPFFVQTAPNDEFQMTAIAEMVSYFSWSEVIAIFSDDDQSRNGIITLGDKLADRRCRISYKAALPPDPSAKRGDVLRELNKIQMMESRIIVLHSFSRTGLLVFEVAKSLGMMGKGYVWIASTSLSTVLDSFSPLKPEIANSIQGALTLRPHTPDSKRKRDFMSRWNQLSNGSIGFNPYGLYAYDTVWMIARAVRLLLDQGGKISFSNDTRLDGISGSTLNLSALNAFDGGKQLLSKILETNMTGLTGHVQFNQDRSLINPSYDIINAVGNGQRLVGYWSNHTGLSIVPPETLYSEKPNRSSSNQHLDKVVWPGGETARPRGWVFPNNGRELKIGIPRRVSYRDFVLLVNGTDKVQGYCIDVFLAAIKLLPYAFPYRFIPFGDGHKNPSYYELVNKIKSGVFDGVVGDIAIVTNRTRIVDFTLPYIESGLVVVAPVKKISSSAWSFARPFTPLMWAVTAAFFLIVGSVVWILEHRRNDEFRGSPKQQFVTILWFSFSTMFFSHRENTVSSLGRLVLIIWLFVVLIINSSYTASLTSFLTVQQLSSPIKGIDTLIGSNERIGFQVGSFTEGYLMEELNIPKSRLVPLGSPEEYALALERRNVAAVIDERPYVDLFLSEHCEFSVRGQEFTKSGWGFAFPRDSPLAIDMSTAILSLSENGELQKIHDRWLSKSACSSENSEDDIEQLDLKSFWGLFVICGIACMLALLVYFWLMFRKFSRLPPEELDTTSPSTSRSTRLQTFLSFVDEKVEKPKSSSKRKRESMSRIGYHINDESPHRSGSMERNMSQNGDSWLTQ; encoded by the exons ATGATCATT AAAATATATGGTGAGTGGTTAGTCTTGTCATTCATTGCCACCATGAACCTGGTTCTGCTGCTGTCAACTTTCAGTCTCTTTATTGGAGTGCTTTCAGAAGAGGGTTTGAATCCTGCTGTTGTGAATGTTGGAGCTATATTCTCATTCAACACCATTAATGGGAAAGTTGCAAAGGTTGCAATGAAGGCTGCCGAGGATGATATTAACTCCGATCCAAGTGTTCTTGGTGGAAGGAAATTGTCTATACAAGTACATGATTCTAACTTCAGCTCATTTCTAGGCATTCTTGGAG CACTGCAGTTTATGGAGACAGATACCGTAGCAATAATTGGTCCACAAAGTTCGGAGATGGCCCATGTTCTATCAAATCTTGCAAATGAACTCCAGGTTCCGCTATTGTCATTCACGGCTTTAGATCCCAGCCTGAGCCCTCTCCAGTACCCTTTTTTTGTTCAAACAGCACCTAATGATGAATTCCAGATGACTGCCATTGCTGAGATGGTTAGCTATTTCAGTTGGAGTGAAGTGATTGCTATTTTCAGTGATGATGATCAGAGCAGAAACGGTATAATCACATTAGGCGATAAACTTGCTGATAGACGTTGCAGAATTTCTTATAAAGCTGCGCTTCCTCCGGACCCATCGGCCAAAAGAGGTGACGTTTTGAGAGAATTAAATAAGATTCAAATGATGGAATCTCGAATTATTGTTCTGCACTCTTTCTCAAGGACAGGTCTCTTGGTCTTTGAAGTGGCCAAGAGCCTTGGAATGATGGGAAAAGGATATGTTTGGATAGCTTCTACTTCGCTGTCCACTGTTCTAGATTCCTTTTCCCCACTTAAACCGGAGATAGCAAACTCAATCCAGGGAGCACTTACACTTCGCCCTCATACACCTGATTCGAAAAGGAAAAGAGATTTTATGTCACGTTGGAACCAGCTGAGTAACGGTTCTATTGGGTTTAACCCTTATGGTCTATATGCCTATGACACTGTTTGGATGATTGCTCGTGCAGTAAGGTTGTTACTCGATCAGGGGGgcaaaatttcattttccaacGATACAAGATTAGATGGTATTAGTGGGAGCACTCTAAATCTTTCTGCATTGAATGCATTTGATGGAGGGAAGCAGTTGCTTTCGAAGATATTGGAGACAAATATGACTGGTCTGACGGGCCATGTCCAGTTTAATCAAGACAGATCCCTGATAAATCCTTCTTATGACATTATTAATGCGGTTGGAAATGGGCAACGACTGGTTGGATACTGGTCTAACCACACTGGTTTGTCCATTGTGCCACCAGAGACACTTTATTCGGAAAAGCCTAATCGGTCAAGTTCAAACCAACATTTAGACAAGGTGGTATGGCCTGGAGGAGAAACAGCAAGACCTCGAGGGTGGGTTTTTCCTAACAATGGAAGAGAATTAAAAATTGGAATTCCAAGGCGAGTTAGTTACCGAGACTTTGTCTTGTTAGTCAATGGCACGGATAAGGTGCAAGGATATTGCATAGACGTTTTCCTTGCTGCAATTAAATTGCTGCCATATGCTTTTCCATACAGGTTTATCCCATTTGGAGATGGCCATAAGAACCCAAGCTATTATGAGCTTGTCAATAAAATTAAGTCCGGA GTCTTTGATGGCGTGGTGGGTGATATTGCCATTGTGACAAACCGAACAAGAATAGTTGATTTCACTCTGCCATATATAGAATCAGGGCTGGTTGTGGTAGCTCCAGTGAAAAAGATAAGTTCGAGTGCTTGGTCCTTCGCACGGCCATTTACTCCATTGATGTGGGCAGTCACAGCTGCATTTTTCCTCATTGTGGGATCAGTTGTGTGGATCCTTGAGCATAGAAGAAATGATGAATTCCGGGGCTCTCCAAAGCAGcaatttgtcacaattttgTG GTTCAGCTTCTCTACAATGTTTTTTTCCCATA GAGAAAACACAGTGAGCTCACTTGGACGCCTAGTACTGATTATCTGGCTTTTTGTGGTTTTGATCATCAACTCAAGCTATACTGCAAGCCTGACATCATTCCTCACAGTGCAACAGTTATCATCACCCATCAAAGGGATTGATACCTTAATTGGTAGCAATGAACGAATAGGCTTCCAGGTAGGATCTTTTACTGAAGGCTATCTGATGGAGGAACTCAATATTCCAAAATCTAGACTCGTTCCACTTGGATCACCAGAAGAGTATGCCCTTGCCCTTGAGAGGAGAAATGTAGCTGCAGTAATCGATGAGCGACCATATGTGGACCTCTTCCTCTCAGAACACTGCGAATTCTCTGTTAGAGGCCAGGAGTTTACGAAAAGCGGATGGGGATTT GCATTTCCTAGAGACTCGCCATTGGCCATTGACATGTCTACTGCCATTCTTTCTCTATCTGAGAATGGTGAGCTTCAGAAGATTCACGACAGAtggctgtcaaaaagtgcttgtAGTTCCGAGAATAGTGAGGATGATATTGAACAGCTCGACTTAAAAAGCTTCTGGGGGCTATTTGTTATATGTGGAATTGCATGTATGCTTGCTCTCCTTGTGTACTTCTGGCTGATGTTCCGCAAGTTCAGCCGGCTGCCTCCCGAGGAACTTGATACCACCAGTCCTAGTACCTCCCGTTCCACTCGTCTTCAAACATTTTTGTCATTTGTTGATGAGAAGGTAGAGAAACCAAAAAGCAGCTCAAAAAGAAAACGCGAGAGTATGTCTCGAATTGGATATCATATAAATGATGAATCGCCACATAGATCTGGGAGTATGGAGAGGAATATGTCCCAGAATGGTGATAGTTGGCTTACTCAATAA
- the LOC105762699 gene encoding glutamate receptor 3.2 isoform X3, whose product MIIKIYGEWLVLSFIATMNLVLLLSTFSLFIGVLSEEGLNPAVVNVGAIFSFNTINGKVAKVAMKAAEDDINSDPSVLGGRKLSIQVHDSNFSSFLGILGALQFMETDTVAIIGPQSSEMAHVLSNLANELQVPLLSFTALDPSLSPLQYPFFVQTAPNDEFQMTAIAEMVSYFSWSEVIAIFSDDDQSRNGIITLGDKLADRRCRISYKAALPPDPSAKRGDVLRELNKIQMMESRIIVLHSFSRTGLLVFEVAKSLGMMGKGYVWIASTSLSTVLDSFSPLKPEIANSIQGALTLRPHTPDSKRKRDFMSRWNQLSNGSIGFNPYGLYAYDTVWMIARAVRLLLDQGGKISFSNDTRLDGISGSTLNLSALNAFDGGKQLLSKILETNMTGLTGHVQFNQDRSLINPSYDIINAVGNGQRLVGYWSNHTGLSIVPPETLYSEKPNRSSSNQHLDKVVWPGGETARPRGWVFPNNGRELKIGIPRFIPFGDGHKNPSYYELVNKIKSGVFDGVVGDIAIVTNRTRIVDFTLPYIESGLVVVAPVKKISSSAWSFARPFTPLMWAVTAAFFLIVGSVVWILEHRRNDEFRGSPKQQFVTILWFSFSTMFFSHRENTVSSLGRLVLIIWLFVVLIINSSYTASLTSFLTVQQLSSPIKGIDTLIGSNERIGFQVGSFTEGYLMEELNIPKSRLVPLGSPEEYALALERRNVAAVIDERPYVDLFLSEHCEFSVRGQEFTKSGWGFAFPRDSPLAIDMSTAILSLSENGELQKIHDRWLSKSACSSENSEDDIEQLDLKSFWGLFVICGIACMLALLVYFWLMFRKFSRLPPEELDTTSPSTSRSTRLQTFLSFVDEKVEKPKSSSKRKRESMSRIGYHINDESPHRSGSMERNMSQNGDSWLTQ is encoded by the exons ATGATCATT AAAATATATGGTGAGTGGTTAGTCTTGTCATTCATTGCCACCATGAACCTGGTTCTGCTGCTGTCAACTTTCAGTCTCTTTATTGGAGTGCTTTCAGAAGAGGGTTTGAATCCTGCTGTTGTGAATGTTGGAGCTATATTCTCATTCAACACCATTAATGGGAAAGTTGCAAAGGTTGCAATGAAGGCTGCCGAGGATGATATTAACTCCGATCCAAGTGTTCTTGGTGGAAGGAAATTGTCTATACAAGTACATGATTCTAACTTCAGCTCATTTCTAGGCATTCTTGGAG CACTGCAGTTTATGGAGACAGATACCGTAGCAATAATTGGTCCACAAAGTTCGGAGATGGCCCATGTTCTATCAAATCTTGCAAATGAACTCCAGGTTCCGCTATTGTCATTCACGGCTTTAGATCCCAGCCTGAGCCCTCTCCAGTACCCTTTTTTTGTTCAAACAGCACCTAATGATGAATTCCAGATGACTGCCATTGCTGAGATGGTTAGCTATTTCAGTTGGAGTGAAGTGATTGCTATTTTCAGTGATGATGATCAGAGCAGAAACGGTATAATCACATTAGGCGATAAACTTGCTGATAGACGTTGCAGAATTTCTTATAAAGCTGCGCTTCCTCCGGACCCATCGGCCAAAAGAGGTGACGTTTTGAGAGAATTAAATAAGATTCAAATGATGGAATCTCGAATTATTGTTCTGCACTCTTTCTCAAGGACAGGTCTCTTGGTCTTTGAAGTGGCCAAGAGCCTTGGAATGATGGGAAAAGGATATGTTTGGATAGCTTCTACTTCGCTGTCCACTGTTCTAGATTCCTTTTCCCCACTTAAACCGGAGATAGCAAACTCAATCCAGGGAGCACTTACACTTCGCCCTCATACACCTGATTCGAAAAGGAAAAGAGATTTTATGTCACGTTGGAACCAGCTGAGTAACGGTTCTATTGGGTTTAACCCTTATGGTCTATATGCCTATGACACTGTTTGGATGATTGCTCGTGCAGTAAGGTTGTTACTCGATCAGGGGGgcaaaatttcattttccaacGATACAAGATTAGATGGTATTAGTGGGAGCACTCTAAATCTTTCTGCATTGAATGCATTTGATGGAGGGAAGCAGTTGCTTTCGAAGATATTGGAGACAAATATGACTGGTCTGACGGGCCATGTCCAGTTTAATCAAGACAGATCCCTGATAAATCCTTCTTATGACATTATTAATGCGGTTGGAAATGGGCAACGACTGGTTGGATACTGGTCTAACCACACTGGTTTGTCCATTGTGCCACCAGAGACACTTTATTCGGAAAAGCCTAATCGGTCAAGTTCAAACCAACATTTAGACAAGGTGGTATGGCCTGGAGGAGAAACAGCAAGACCTCGAGGGTGGGTTTTTCCTAACAATGGAAGAGAATTAAAAATTGGAATTCCAAG GTTTATCCCATTTGGAGATGGCCATAAGAACCCAAGCTATTATGAGCTTGTCAATAAAATTAAGTCCGGA GTCTTTGATGGCGTGGTGGGTGATATTGCCATTGTGACAAACCGAACAAGAATAGTTGATTTCACTCTGCCATATATAGAATCAGGGCTGGTTGTGGTAGCTCCAGTGAAAAAGATAAGTTCGAGTGCTTGGTCCTTCGCACGGCCATTTACTCCATTGATGTGGGCAGTCACAGCTGCATTTTTCCTCATTGTGGGATCAGTTGTGTGGATCCTTGAGCATAGAAGAAATGATGAATTCCGGGGCTCTCCAAAGCAGcaatttgtcacaattttgTG GTTCAGCTTCTCTACAATGTTTTTTTCCCATA GAGAAAACACAGTGAGCTCACTTGGACGCCTAGTACTGATTATCTGGCTTTTTGTGGTTTTGATCATCAACTCAAGCTATACTGCAAGCCTGACATCATTCCTCACAGTGCAACAGTTATCATCACCCATCAAAGGGATTGATACCTTAATTGGTAGCAATGAACGAATAGGCTTCCAGGTAGGATCTTTTACTGAAGGCTATCTGATGGAGGAACTCAATATTCCAAAATCTAGACTCGTTCCACTTGGATCACCAGAAGAGTATGCCCTTGCCCTTGAGAGGAGAAATGTAGCTGCAGTAATCGATGAGCGACCATATGTGGACCTCTTCCTCTCAGAACACTGCGAATTCTCTGTTAGAGGCCAGGAGTTTACGAAAAGCGGATGGGGATTT GCATTTCCTAGAGACTCGCCATTGGCCATTGACATGTCTACTGCCATTCTTTCTCTATCTGAGAATGGTGAGCTTCAGAAGATTCACGACAGAtggctgtcaaaaagtgcttgtAGTTCCGAGAATAGTGAGGATGATATTGAACAGCTCGACTTAAAAAGCTTCTGGGGGCTATTTGTTATATGTGGAATTGCATGTATGCTTGCTCTCCTTGTGTACTTCTGGCTGATGTTCCGCAAGTTCAGCCGGCTGCCTCCCGAGGAACTTGATACCACCAGTCCTAGTACCTCCCGTTCCACTCGTCTTCAAACATTTTTGTCATTTGTTGATGAGAAGGTAGAGAAACCAAAAAGCAGCTCAAAAAGAAAACGCGAGAGTATGTCTCGAATTGGATATCATATAAATGATGAATCGCCACATAGATCTGGGAGTATGGAGAGGAATATGTCCCAGAATGGTGATAGTTGGCTTACTCAATAA
- the LOC105762699 gene encoding glutamate receptor 3.2 isoform X2, producing MNLVLLLSTFSLFIGVLSEEGLNPAVVNVGAIFSFNTINGKVAKVAMKAAEDDINSDPSVLGGRKLSIQVHDSNFSSFLGILGALQFMETDTVAIIGPQSSEMAHVLSNLANELQVPLLSFTALDPSLSPLQYPFFVQTAPNDEFQMTAIAEMVSYFSWSEVIAIFSDDDQSRNGIITLGDKLADRRCRISYKAALPPDPSAKRGDVLRELNKIQMMESRIIVLHSFSRTGLLVFEVAKSLGMMGKGYVWIASTSLSTVLDSFSPLKPEIANSIQGALTLRPHTPDSKRKRDFMSRWNQLSNGSIGFNPYGLYAYDTVWMIARAVRLLLDQGGKISFSNDTRLDGISGSTLNLSALNAFDGGKQLLSKILETNMTGLTGHVQFNQDRSLINPSYDIINAVGNGQRLVGYWSNHTGLSIVPPETLYSEKPNRSSSNQHLDKVVWPGGETARPRGWVFPNNGRELKIGIPRRVSYRDFVLLVNGTDKVQGYCIDVFLAAIKLLPYAFPYRFIPFGDGHKNPSYYELVNKIKSGVFDGVVGDIAIVTNRTRIVDFTLPYIESGLVVVAPVKKISSSAWSFARPFTPLMWAVTAAFFLIVGSVVWILEHRRNDEFRGSPKQQFVTILWFSFSTMFFSHRENTVSSLGRLVLIIWLFVVLIINSSYTASLTSFLTVQQLSSPIKGIDTLIGSNERIGFQVGSFTEGYLMEELNIPKSRLVPLGSPEEYALALERRNVAAVIDERPYVDLFLSEHCEFSVRGQEFTKSGWGFAFPRDSPLAIDMSTAILSLSENGELQKIHDRWLSKSACSSENSEDDIEQLDLKSFWGLFVICGIACMLALLVYFWLMFRKFSRLPPEELDTTSPSTSRSTRLQTFLSFVDEKVEKPKSSSKRKRESMSRIGYHINDESPHRSGSMERNMSQNGDSWLTQ from the exons ATGAACCTGGTTCTGCTGCTGTCAACTTTCAGTCTCTTTATTGGAGTGCTTTCAGAAGAGGGTTTGAATCCTGCTGTTGTGAATGTTGGAGCTATATTCTCATTCAACACCATTAATGGGAAAGTTGCAAAGGTTGCAATGAAGGCTGCCGAGGATGATATTAACTCCGATCCAAGTGTTCTTGGTGGAAGGAAATTGTCTATACAAGTACATGATTCTAACTTCAGCTCATTTCTAGGCATTCTTGGAG CACTGCAGTTTATGGAGACAGATACCGTAGCAATAATTGGTCCACAAAGTTCGGAGATGGCCCATGTTCTATCAAATCTTGCAAATGAACTCCAGGTTCCGCTATTGTCATTCACGGCTTTAGATCCCAGCCTGAGCCCTCTCCAGTACCCTTTTTTTGTTCAAACAGCACCTAATGATGAATTCCAGATGACTGCCATTGCTGAGATGGTTAGCTATTTCAGTTGGAGTGAAGTGATTGCTATTTTCAGTGATGATGATCAGAGCAGAAACGGTATAATCACATTAGGCGATAAACTTGCTGATAGACGTTGCAGAATTTCTTATAAAGCTGCGCTTCCTCCGGACCCATCGGCCAAAAGAGGTGACGTTTTGAGAGAATTAAATAAGATTCAAATGATGGAATCTCGAATTATTGTTCTGCACTCTTTCTCAAGGACAGGTCTCTTGGTCTTTGAAGTGGCCAAGAGCCTTGGAATGATGGGAAAAGGATATGTTTGGATAGCTTCTACTTCGCTGTCCACTGTTCTAGATTCCTTTTCCCCACTTAAACCGGAGATAGCAAACTCAATCCAGGGAGCACTTACACTTCGCCCTCATACACCTGATTCGAAAAGGAAAAGAGATTTTATGTCACGTTGGAACCAGCTGAGTAACGGTTCTATTGGGTTTAACCCTTATGGTCTATATGCCTATGACACTGTTTGGATGATTGCTCGTGCAGTAAGGTTGTTACTCGATCAGGGGGgcaaaatttcattttccaacGATACAAGATTAGATGGTATTAGTGGGAGCACTCTAAATCTTTCTGCATTGAATGCATTTGATGGAGGGAAGCAGTTGCTTTCGAAGATATTGGAGACAAATATGACTGGTCTGACGGGCCATGTCCAGTTTAATCAAGACAGATCCCTGATAAATCCTTCTTATGACATTATTAATGCGGTTGGAAATGGGCAACGACTGGTTGGATACTGGTCTAACCACACTGGTTTGTCCATTGTGCCACCAGAGACACTTTATTCGGAAAAGCCTAATCGGTCAAGTTCAAACCAACATTTAGACAAGGTGGTATGGCCTGGAGGAGAAACAGCAAGACCTCGAGGGTGGGTTTTTCCTAACAATGGAAGAGAATTAAAAATTGGAATTCCAAGGCGAGTTAGTTACCGAGACTTTGTCTTGTTAGTCAATGGCACGGATAAGGTGCAAGGATATTGCATAGACGTTTTCCTTGCTGCAATTAAATTGCTGCCATATGCTTTTCCATACAGGTTTATCCCATTTGGAGATGGCCATAAGAACCCAAGCTATTATGAGCTTGTCAATAAAATTAAGTCCGGA GTCTTTGATGGCGTGGTGGGTGATATTGCCATTGTGACAAACCGAACAAGAATAGTTGATTTCACTCTGCCATATATAGAATCAGGGCTGGTTGTGGTAGCTCCAGTGAAAAAGATAAGTTCGAGTGCTTGGTCCTTCGCACGGCCATTTACTCCATTGATGTGGGCAGTCACAGCTGCATTTTTCCTCATTGTGGGATCAGTTGTGTGGATCCTTGAGCATAGAAGAAATGATGAATTCCGGGGCTCTCCAAAGCAGcaatttgtcacaattttgTG GTTCAGCTTCTCTACAATGTTTTTTTCCCATA GAGAAAACACAGTGAGCTCACTTGGACGCCTAGTACTGATTATCTGGCTTTTTGTGGTTTTGATCATCAACTCAAGCTATACTGCAAGCCTGACATCATTCCTCACAGTGCAACAGTTATCATCACCCATCAAAGGGATTGATACCTTAATTGGTAGCAATGAACGAATAGGCTTCCAGGTAGGATCTTTTACTGAAGGCTATCTGATGGAGGAACTCAATATTCCAAAATCTAGACTCGTTCCACTTGGATCACCAGAAGAGTATGCCCTTGCCCTTGAGAGGAGAAATGTAGCTGCAGTAATCGATGAGCGACCATATGTGGACCTCTTCCTCTCAGAACACTGCGAATTCTCTGTTAGAGGCCAGGAGTTTACGAAAAGCGGATGGGGATTT GCATTTCCTAGAGACTCGCCATTGGCCATTGACATGTCTACTGCCATTCTTTCTCTATCTGAGAATGGTGAGCTTCAGAAGATTCACGACAGAtggctgtcaaaaagtgcttgtAGTTCCGAGAATAGTGAGGATGATATTGAACAGCTCGACTTAAAAAGCTTCTGGGGGCTATTTGTTATATGTGGAATTGCATGTATGCTTGCTCTCCTTGTGTACTTCTGGCTGATGTTCCGCAAGTTCAGCCGGCTGCCTCCCGAGGAACTTGATACCACCAGTCCTAGTACCTCCCGTTCCACTCGTCTTCAAACATTTTTGTCATTTGTTGATGAGAAGGTAGAGAAACCAAAAAGCAGCTCAAAAAGAAAACGCGAGAGTATGTCTCGAATTGGATATCATATAAATGATGAATCGCCACATAGATCTGGGAGTATGGAGAGGAATATGTCCCAGAATGGTGATAGTTGGCTTACTCAATAA
- the LOC105762699 gene encoding glutamate receptor 3.2 isoform X4, with translation METDTVAIIGPQSSEMAHVLSNLANELQVPLLSFTALDPSLSPLQYPFFVQTAPNDEFQMTAIAEMVSYFSWSEVIAIFSDDDQSRNGIITLGDKLADRRCRISYKAALPPDPSAKRGDVLRELNKIQMMESRIIVLHSFSRTGLLVFEVAKSLGMMGKGYVWIASTSLSTVLDSFSPLKPEIANSIQGALTLRPHTPDSKRKRDFMSRWNQLSNGSIGFNPYGLYAYDTVWMIARAVRLLLDQGGKISFSNDTRLDGISGSTLNLSALNAFDGGKQLLSKILETNMTGLTGHVQFNQDRSLINPSYDIINAVGNGQRLVGYWSNHTGLSIVPPETLYSEKPNRSSSNQHLDKVVWPGGETARPRGWVFPNNGRELKIGIPRRVSYRDFVLLVNGTDKVQGYCIDVFLAAIKLLPYAFPYRFIPFGDGHKNPSYYELVNKIKSGVFDGVVGDIAIVTNRTRIVDFTLPYIESGLVVVAPVKKISSSAWSFARPFTPLMWAVTAAFFLIVGSVVWILEHRRNDEFRGSPKQQFVTILWFSFSTMFFSHRENTVSSLGRLVLIIWLFVVLIINSSYTASLTSFLTVQQLSSPIKGIDTLIGSNERIGFQVGSFTEGYLMEELNIPKSRLVPLGSPEEYALALERRNVAAVIDERPYVDLFLSEHCEFSVRGQEFTKSGWGFAFPRDSPLAIDMSTAILSLSENGELQKIHDRWLSKSACSSENSEDDIEQLDLKSFWGLFVICGIACMLALLVYFWLMFRKFSRLPPEELDTTSPSTSRSTRLQTFLSFVDEKVEKPKSSSKRKRESMSRIGYHINDESPHRSGSMERNMSQNGDSWLTQ, from the exons ATGGAGACAGATACCGTAGCAATAATTGGTCCACAAAGTTCGGAGATGGCCCATGTTCTATCAAATCTTGCAAATGAACTCCAGGTTCCGCTATTGTCATTCACGGCTTTAGATCCCAGCCTGAGCCCTCTCCAGTACCCTTTTTTTGTTCAAACAGCACCTAATGATGAATTCCAGATGACTGCCATTGCTGAGATGGTTAGCTATTTCAGTTGGAGTGAAGTGATTGCTATTTTCAGTGATGATGATCAGAGCAGAAACGGTATAATCACATTAGGCGATAAACTTGCTGATAGACGTTGCAGAATTTCTTATAAAGCTGCGCTTCCTCCGGACCCATCGGCCAAAAGAGGTGACGTTTTGAGAGAATTAAATAAGATTCAAATGATGGAATCTCGAATTATTGTTCTGCACTCTTTCTCAAGGACAGGTCTCTTGGTCTTTGAAGTGGCCAAGAGCCTTGGAATGATGGGAAAAGGATATGTTTGGATAGCTTCTACTTCGCTGTCCACTGTTCTAGATTCCTTTTCCCCACTTAAACCGGAGATAGCAAACTCAATCCAGGGAGCACTTACACTTCGCCCTCATACACCTGATTCGAAAAGGAAAAGAGATTTTATGTCACGTTGGAACCAGCTGAGTAACGGTTCTATTGGGTTTAACCCTTATGGTCTATATGCCTATGACACTGTTTGGATGATTGCTCGTGCAGTAAGGTTGTTACTCGATCAGGGGGgcaaaatttcattttccaacGATACAAGATTAGATGGTATTAGTGGGAGCACTCTAAATCTTTCTGCATTGAATGCATTTGATGGAGGGAAGCAGTTGCTTTCGAAGATATTGGAGACAAATATGACTGGTCTGACGGGCCATGTCCAGTTTAATCAAGACAGATCCCTGATAAATCCTTCTTATGACATTATTAATGCGGTTGGAAATGGGCAACGACTGGTTGGATACTGGTCTAACCACACTGGTTTGTCCATTGTGCCACCAGAGACACTTTATTCGGAAAAGCCTAATCGGTCAAGTTCAAACCAACATTTAGACAAGGTGGTATGGCCTGGAGGAGAAACAGCAAGACCTCGAGGGTGGGTTTTTCCTAACAATGGAAGAGAATTAAAAATTGGAATTCCAAGGCGAGTTAGTTACCGAGACTTTGTCTTGTTAGTCAATGGCACGGATAAGGTGCAAGGATATTGCATAGACGTTTTCCTTGCTGCAATTAAATTGCTGCCATATGCTTTTCCATACAGGTTTATCCCATTTGGAGATGGCCATAAGAACCCAAGCTATTATGAGCTTGTCAATAAAATTAAGTCCGGA GTCTTTGATGGCGTGGTGGGTGATATTGCCATTGTGACAAACCGAACAAGAATAGTTGATTTCACTCTGCCATATATAGAATCAGGGCTGGTTGTGGTAGCTCCAGTGAAAAAGATAAGTTCGAGTGCTTGGTCCTTCGCACGGCCATTTACTCCATTGATGTGGGCAGTCACAGCTGCATTTTTCCTCATTGTGGGATCAGTTGTGTGGATCCTTGAGCATAGAAGAAATGATGAATTCCGGGGCTCTCCAAAGCAGcaatttgtcacaattttgTG GTTCAGCTTCTCTACAATGTTTTTTTCCCATA GAGAAAACACAGTGAGCTCACTTGGACGCCTAGTACTGATTATCTGGCTTTTTGTGGTTTTGATCATCAACTCAAGCTATACTGCAAGCCTGACATCATTCCTCACAGTGCAACAGTTATCATCACCCATCAAAGGGATTGATACCTTAATTGGTAGCAATGAACGAATAGGCTTCCAGGTAGGATCTTTTACTGAAGGCTATCTGATGGAGGAACTCAATATTCCAAAATCTAGACTCGTTCCACTTGGATCACCAGAAGAGTATGCCCTTGCCCTTGAGAGGAGAAATGTAGCTGCAGTAATCGATGAGCGACCATATGTGGACCTCTTCCTCTCAGAACACTGCGAATTCTCTGTTAGAGGCCAGGAGTTTACGAAAAGCGGATGGGGATTT GCATTTCCTAGAGACTCGCCATTGGCCATTGACATGTCTACTGCCATTCTTTCTCTATCTGAGAATGGTGAGCTTCAGAAGATTCACGACAGAtggctgtcaaaaagtgcttgtAGTTCCGAGAATAGTGAGGATGATATTGAACAGCTCGACTTAAAAAGCTTCTGGGGGCTATTTGTTATATGTGGAATTGCATGTATGCTTGCTCTCCTTGTGTACTTCTGGCTGATGTTCCGCAAGTTCAGCCGGCTGCCTCCCGAGGAACTTGATACCACCAGTCCTAGTACCTCCCGTTCCACTCGTCTTCAAACATTTTTGTCATTTGTTGATGAGAAGGTAGAGAAACCAAAAAGCAGCTCAAAAAGAAAACGCGAGAGTATGTCTCGAATTGGATATCATATAAATGATGAATCGCCACATAGATCTGGGAGTATGGAGAGGAATATGTCCCAGAATGGTGATAGTTGGCTTACTCAATAA